A part of Propioniciclava coleopterorum genomic DNA contains:
- a CDS encoding DUF4268 domain-containing protein, producing the protein MATIPQLSRLSSLDVREVWPHEAHHFTQWLLQNADVLSDVLGMDLELTQAEKPVGGFSLDLIGKDLQSGATVIVENQLATTDHSHLGQLLTYAGGTDPSTVVWCAPAFREEHRAALDWLNEHTDEGIRFFGVEISAVRIGDSAPAPLFRLVANPNDWAKRVHSQKAASQASASPRSEAYEAFWTYLLKRIHEERPAWTSARTPSRDSWMTLPFGASEIWYAFAFASPSRPRIELYFGSPDADRNEAAFKVFESRRQDLEAGFGEPLDFQPLEGKKASRIVAWGPTTHTIMDPAQHPQVAGWFIETMTRFRQVTQAFKSATAHQPTAAPLATEGI; encoded by the coding sequence ATGGCCACGATCCCCCAGCTCAGCAGGCTTTCGTCCCTGGACGTCAGGGAGGTTTGGCCCCACGAGGCGCACCACTTCACCCAGTGGCTTCTCCAGAACGCCGATGTTCTCTCGGATGTCCTGGGTATGGATCTCGAACTCACCCAGGCCGAGAAGCCGGTCGGCGGGTTCTCCCTGGACCTCATCGGGAAGGACCTTCAATCAGGCGCCACCGTCATCGTCGAGAACCAGTTGGCGACGACGGACCACTCGCACCTCGGCCAGCTTCTGACGTATGCGGGTGGCACGGATCCTTCGACGGTCGTCTGGTGCGCGCCAGCTTTCCGCGAGGAGCACCGCGCTGCGCTGGACTGGCTCAACGAGCACACCGATGAGGGGATCAGGTTCTTCGGCGTGGAGATCTCAGCCGTTCGGATCGGTGACTCGGCGCCGGCGCCGCTCTTCCGGCTGGTCGCGAACCCGAACGACTGGGCCAAGCGCGTCCATTCCCAGAAGGCGGCCTCCCAAGCGTCGGCGTCACCGCGCAGCGAGGCGTACGAAGCCTTCTGGACGTACCTGCTCAAGCGCATCCACGAGGAGCGCCCGGCCTGGACCAGTGCCAGGACGCCCTCACGAGACAGCTGGATGACGCTGCCCTTCGGGGCCAGTGAGATCTGGTACGCCTTCGCGTTCGCCTCGCCCTCGCGACCGCGCATCGAGCTCTACTTCGGCTCCCCGGACGCCGACCGCAACGAGGCAGCGTTCAAGGTGTTCGAGTCGAGGCGTCAGGACTTGGAGGCCGGGTTCGGCGAGCCACTGGACTTCCAGCCCTTGGAGGGCAAGAAGGCTTCCCGGATCGTTGCCTGGGGGCCCACGACGCACACAATCATGGATCCTGCGCAACACCCGCAGGTGGCGGGCTGGTTCATCGAGACCATGACCCGGTTCCGTCAAGTCACCCAGGCATTCAAGAGCGCGACAGCCCACCAGCCCACCGCAGCGCCACTGGCGACAGAAGGGATCTGA
- a CDS encoding PadR family transcriptional regulator produces MISDRWPAEWLRGLLQASVLAIIADGETYGYVIAQRLDDAGLGRIKGGTLYPLLGRLEEGGLVTSAWREGNGGPGRKFFTITAAGRRELDRLRADWAAFTAITSELIGAPREP; encoded by the coding sequence GTGATCTCGGACAGGTGGCCGGCGGAGTGGTTGCGGGGCCTGCTGCAGGCGTCCGTGCTGGCGATCATCGCCGACGGGGAGACCTACGGCTACGTCATCGCCCAGCGACTCGACGACGCGGGCCTGGGCCGCATCAAGGGCGGGACGCTCTATCCGCTGCTCGGCCGGCTCGAGGAGGGCGGCCTGGTCACGTCGGCGTGGCGCGAGGGCAACGGCGGGCCGGGGCGGAAGTTCTTCACCATCACCGCCGCCGGACGCCGCGAGCTCGACCGGCTACGCGCCGACTGGGCGGCTTTCACCGCGATCACGAGCGAGCTGATCGGGGCGCCGCGGGAGCCATAG
- a CDS encoding GmrSD restriction endonuclease domain-containing protein, which translates to MDTFKRTPLELFSLPQHFLVPLFQRPYVWRQEEQWEPLWKDICRVVDVRMNAPHLSAKHFLGAVVLQAHEASLVRLNTWNVIDGQQRLTTLQLLADAAASVFAEAGLARLSSQLEGLTHNPAAFVLEGDGSLKLRHLNSDREAFEEVMSAEAPVDHTSLKHAESRLVQAHAYFTVVLRQWLGAPGAGQFELRAEHLTQVLLSDLQLVTIQLTATENSQEIFETLNARGTPLTAADLVRNFVFQRLEAEGADVKKAYREHWPFEARFWTKEVSVGRYFVSRSSLFLNQWLMARLGEEIGPQSTFTAFKAYIEHRPQVRMVDLLPVLQQQAHQYEAWMVAASRPSGTLDVVERNVYRMQATSTEVLKPLLLWLHEPGRGVPAHVVKRVVTAAESWVLRRQLLRLPGSDLGRIVADVIRSHSGAPTDELADRVIAHLSRLNVSSTYWPGDAEVRSALLTEPIFRRFPRARTRAILEAIEDDLRSETKQSQVERALFPIEHVLPRAWHDHWPVETPQQADDRQAHVHRLGNLTLLTTSLNSKVSNGPWLAKRKAFLQHSTINMTGRLVERTESVPWSEELIDARTEEMIDAILRIWPVPTGHTGEVVDPQAKTGDWVGLKHLLGAKLLSAGEVIVAGTGDQAHREAVITPDGLLSIDGRVFDTPSGAAKHVRGVATNGWSFWRLPDGRRLRDVRAAFSAGDVDVSTTEDGRS; encoded by the coding sequence GTGGACACCTTCAAGAGGACACCGCTGGAGTTGTTCAGCCTGCCACAGCACTTTCTCGTGCCTCTCTTCCAGCGCCCGTATGTCTGGCGACAGGAGGAGCAATGGGAGCCGCTGTGGAAGGACATCTGCCGCGTCGTCGACGTCAGGATGAACGCGCCGCACCTGAGCGCCAAGCACTTCTTGGGTGCCGTGGTCTTGCAGGCGCATGAGGCGTCACTCGTCCGACTCAACACGTGGAACGTCATTGACGGTCAGCAACGGCTCACCACTCTCCAGCTGCTCGCGGACGCCGCGGCGTCCGTCTTCGCTGAGGCCGGCCTTGCTCGCCTGAGCAGCCAGTTGGAGGGCCTCACGCACAACCCCGCAGCCTTCGTCCTGGAGGGTGACGGCTCGCTCAAGCTGCGACACCTCAACAGCGATCGCGAGGCTTTCGAAGAGGTGATGAGCGCCGAGGCACCCGTCGACCACACCTCGTTGAAGCACGCCGAGTCGCGGCTGGTGCAGGCTCACGCCTACTTCACCGTGGTGCTTCGGCAATGGCTGGGTGCCCCCGGAGCCGGCCAGTTCGAACTGAGGGCAGAACACCTCACGCAGGTGCTCCTTAGCGACCTCCAGCTGGTGACCATCCAGCTCACTGCGACCGAGAACTCCCAGGAGATCTTCGAGACGCTGAACGCTCGGGGCACCCCGCTCACCGCTGCTGATCTGGTGCGCAACTTCGTCTTCCAGCGGCTCGAGGCTGAAGGCGCGGACGTGAAGAAGGCCTACCGAGAGCACTGGCCGTTCGAGGCGCGCTTCTGGACGAAGGAGGTCAGCGTCGGCCGATACTTCGTCAGCCGGAGTTCGCTGTTCCTCAACCAGTGGCTGATGGCGCGTCTGGGCGAGGAGATCGGTCCTCAGTCCACCTTCACCGCGTTCAAGGCCTACATCGAGCACCGCCCCCAGGTCCGGATGGTCGACCTGCTCCCGGTGTTGCAGCAGCAGGCCCACCAGTACGAAGCGTGGATGGTCGCCGCGAGCCGCCCCAGCGGCACCCTGGATGTGGTGGAGCGCAACGTCTACCGGATGCAGGCAACGAGCACCGAGGTCCTCAAGCCTCTGCTCCTCTGGCTTCACGAGCCGGGCCGCGGGGTTCCGGCGCACGTGGTGAAACGCGTCGTCACCGCCGCTGAGAGTTGGGTGCTCCGTCGCCAACTGCTTCGTCTCCCTGGATCAGACCTCGGTCGCATCGTCGCCGACGTGATTCGGTCGCACTCTGGCGCTCCGACCGACGAATTGGCCGATCGCGTGATCGCCCACCTGTCTCGCCTGAACGTGTCTAGCACCTACTGGCCCGGTGACGCGGAGGTGAGGTCGGCGCTTCTCACCGAGCCGATCTTCCGTCGGTTTCCTCGTGCGCGGACGCGCGCCATCCTGGAGGCCATCGAGGATGATCTCCGCTCCGAGACGAAGCAGTCGCAGGTCGAGCGCGCGTTATTCCCCATCGAGCACGTGCTGCCCAGGGCATGGCACGACCACTGGCCGGTTGAGACCCCTCAGCAGGCGGACGACCGCCAAGCGCACGTTCATCGCCTCGGCAACCTGACTCTGCTCACCACCTCGCTCAACTCCAAGGTCTCGAACGGACCCTGGCTAGCCAAGCGCAAGGCGTTCCTCCAGCACAGCACCATCAACATGACAGGACGGTTGGTCGAACGAACAGAGAGCGTCCCATGGAGCGAGGAGCTCATCGATGCCCGCACTGAGGAGATGATCGATGCGATCCTCCGCATCTGGCCGGTCCCGACCGGTCACACGGGTGAGGTCGTTGATCCTCAGGCCAAGACCGGCGATTGGGTGGGGCTCAAACACCTGCTCGGAGCCAAACTGCTGTCTGCTGGGGAGGTGATCGTGGCCGGGACAGGTGACCAAGCCCACCGCGAAGCCGTCATCACGCCGGATGGCCTGCTCTCAATCGACGGGCGGGTGTTCGACACCCCGAGTGGTGCGGCGAAGCACGTCCGCGGAGTAGCCACCAATGGATGGTCCTTCTGGAGGCTTCCCGACGGACGCCGACTCAGGGACGTTCGCGCCGCGTTCAGCGCGGGTGACGTTGATGTGTCCACGACCGAGGACGGCCGGTCCTGA
- a CDS encoding ADP-ribosylglycohydrolase family protein produces the protein MRLTTTQRNRAGGVLLGQAIGDALGVPYEFAPRIAAGRAQMIGGGLGPYAPGEWSDDTQMAVCIAEVTAAGGVDEAAIADRFVTWMAEGATDIGAQTASVLGRARRSAGGVLPAMLDASAEGAAADRAGNGALMRTGVVGLVALDDPEQTADAARRIAALTHAHPLCVESSVLWSEAVRVAVTEGRLDVRAGLPLLPAATRADWLARIEDAEAHPPRPSGPTHSP, from the coding sequence ATGCGACTCACCACCACGCAACGCAACCGCGCCGGCGGCGTCCTGCTGGGCCAGGCGATCGGGGACGCCCTCGGCGTCCCGTACGAGTTCGCGCCGCGCATCGCGGCCGGACGCGCCCAGATGATCGGCGGCGGGCTGGGACCCTACGCGCCCGGCGAATGGTCCGACGACACCCAGATGGCCGTCTGCATCGCCGAGGTGACCGCGGCCGGCGGCGTCGACGAGGCCGCCATCGCGGACCGCTTCGTGACCTGGATGGCCGAGGGCGCCACCGACATCGGGGCCCAGACCGCATCGGTCCTGGGCCGGGCGCGACGCTCCGCGGGAGGCGTCCTGCCGGCCATGCTGGACGCCTCCGCGGAGGGCGCGGCCGCCGACCGGGCGGGCAACGGCGCGCTGATGCGGACCGGCGTCGTCGGACTGGTCGCCCTGGACGATCCCGAGCAGACGGCCGACGCGGCCCGCCGGATCGCTGCCCTCACCCACGCGCACCCCCTCTGCGTCGAGTCGTCGGTGCTGTGGTCGGAGGCGGTGCGCGTCGCCGTGACCGAGGGCCGACTCGACGTCCGGGCGGGGCTCCCCCTCCTGCCGGCGGCCACGCGCGCCGACTGGCTGGCCCGCATCGAGGACGCCGAGGCCCATCCCCCGAGGCCTTCAGGCCCAACGCATTCACCGTGA
- a CDS encoding ADP-ribosylglycohydrolase family protein, which translates to MTALQAAWSAIHWTRDAEGPDHVEAALQAAIAIGNDTDTVAAIAGALLGARYGVSGLPTDLARRVHGWPGLRGRDLVRLALATAGEPEDRFGLTSMLTGRERPLGVPHPDDPGVLLGTEADLARCAELGVTAVVSLSRVGVLDLAAAGVGPGRHAEVWLLDSDDPRENADLSWTLADAARTVASLRDAGERVLLHCVAAEHRTPSVALAYSRLRARRRGRPGGSRPRSGMGSPGCCGRPPGHSRRGVEEARRWVRHSGRDGRD; encoded by the coding sequence GTGACGGCGCTGCAGGCGGCCTGGAGCGCGATCCATTGGACCCGCGACGCGGAGGGTCCCGACCACGTGGAGGCGGCCCTGCAGGCGGCGATCGCGATCGGGAACGACACCGACACCGTCGCGGCGATCGCCGGCGCCCTGCTGGGGGCCCGCTACGGCGTCTCCGGGCTGCCCACGGACCTCGCGCGTCGCGTCCACGGCTGGCCGGGACTGCGCGGGCGCGACCTGGTTCGGCTGGCGCTCGCCACCGCCGGCGAGCCCGAGGACCGCTTCGGGCTCACCTCGATGCTCACCGGACGGGAGCGTCCGCTGGGTGTGCCGCACCCCGACGACCCCGGCGTCCTGCTGGGGACCGAGGCCGACCTGGCCCGCTGCGCCGAACTCGGCGTCACGGCCGTGGTCTCGCTCTCGCGGGTGGGCGTCCTCGACCTCGCCGCGGCGGGCGTCGGGCCGGGGCGGCATGCCGAGGTGTGGCTCCTGGATTCGGACGACCCCCGCGAGAACGCCGACCTGTCCTGGACGCTGGCGGACGCCGCCCGCACGGTGGCATCGCTGCGCGACGCCGGCGAGCGCGTCCTGCTGCACTGCGTCGCCGCCGAACACCGGACGCCGTCGGTCGCCCTGGCCTACAGCCGCCTGCGGGCGCGCCGCCGGGGGCGTCCGGGCGGATCGAGGCCGCGGTCGGGCATGGGGTCTCCGGGCTGCTGTGGCAGACCGCCCGGGCACTCCCGTCGCGGAGTTGAGGAAGCCAGGCGCTGGGTGAGGCACTCGGGGAGAGACGGGCGAGATTGA
- a CDS encoding VOC family protein — translation MSYIRSLDHVGMTVLDLDRAAAFFVALGLHEDGRTPLEGPFLDAVVGIPDTRTEIVLLTPPGGGPGFELARFDSPAGVPGSPDAPANEVGLRSVTFQVDDLPGAVARAAELGYGLVGGVGEHDGVVDGRDPRPRADRRVTGRAPVLNRPRVRGRALSGPPLRDAGPPHSGWAVLICAERQGCRAALRAAGPRGAATRRSRDALVRVPT, via the coding sequence ATGTCGTACATCCGCAGCCTGGACCACGTCGGAATGACCGTCCTCGACCTCGACCGTGCCGCCGCCTTCTTCGTCGCGCTGGGCCTGCACGAGGATGGTCGGACGCCGCTCGAGGGGCCGTTCCTGGACGCGGTGGTCGGCATCCCGGACACCCGCACGGAGATCGTCCTGCTCACCCCGCCGGGCGGTGGTCCGGGGTTCGAGCTGGCCCGCTTCGACAGCCCCGCCGGGGTGCCCGGCTCCCCGGACGCCCCCGCCAACGAGGTGGGGCTGCGGAGCGTCACCTTCCAGGTGGACGACCTTCCCGGGGCGGTCGCGCGGGCGGCGGAACTCGGCTACGGCCTCGTCGGGGGCGTGGGCGAGCACGACGGCGTGGTTGATGGCCGCGATCCGCGGCCCCGAGCGGATCGTCGTGTCACTGGCCGAGCGCCTGTCCTGAATCGGCCGCGGGTAAGAGGGCGCGCCCTGTCCGGACCGCCGCTCCGAGACGCCGGGCCGCCGCACTCCGGGTGGGCGGTGCTGATCTGCGCGGAGCGACAGGGGTGCCGGGCTGCGCTGCGCGCCGCTGGTCCCCGCGGCGCCGCCACGCGCCGCAGCAGGGACGCACTAGTTCGCGTCCCAACCTAG
- a CDS encoding TraM recognition domain-containing protein yields the protein MTALAEHVRDPALALADTSPRDGLCPLTLACLEELPPPLRCPRSGRRCPTKCALGISFTYAAQAWRQLSAIFGDSEAKALFGLTQVMSCSATARTLPSTRRSPTLVGTVRVPRTTLRTGRGARSIYGEDIPILRIEDPATPRTPSPRRRREQ from the coding sequence ATGACCGCCCTCGCCGAACACGTTCGCGACCCGGCTCTCGCGCTGGCGGACACCTCGCCGCGGGACGGGTTGTGCCCGCTGACGTTGGCATGCCTGGAGGAGTTGCCTCCACCGCTCCGCTGCCCACGCTCCGGACGCAGATGTCCAACGAAATGTGCCCTGGGGATCTCCTTCACTTACGCCGCTCAAGCTTGGCGGCAGTTGTCGGCGATCTTCGGCGACTCCGAAGCCAAGGCCCTGTTCGGGCTCACCCAGGTGATGTCGTGTTCGGCGACAGCAAGGACGTTGCCTTCAACCAGGAGATCTCCGACTCTCGTCGGCACCGTCCGCGTCCCGCGCACCACTCTGCGAACCGGACGCGGCGCCCGCTCGATCTATGGGGAGGACATCCCGATTCTGCGCATCGAAGATCCGGCAACTCCCCGAACGCCAAGCCCTCGTCGTCGCCGAGAACAGTAA
- the hsdR gene encoding EcoAI/FtnUII family type I restriction enzme subunit R: MRRPGPQERDTCRDFVVPALESAGWQSEQVAEQFPVAAQRVATLGGVTRELGSGLIDYVLEAAPGLMTAVVEAKREYRAASDGLQQALRYAQQLDVPLAYATNGVEIIEHNLRTGRERRVSEFAAPAVAWDEYQLLHRLQTADSGLVRQPLNRGRRNAAGEVITPRYYQAVAINRVLAAIARGDRRVLLLMATGTGKTFTAMQIVAKLRAYEAAVRPQRNYRVLYLADRDQLLSQPMRKDFTPAFGGELLNRVRGGVDTSREIYFATYQALAAGGDRDSLFEAFRPDFFDLVIVDECHRGSAEENSAWRAVLDYFADAVQLGLTATPRSDRVNSYDYFGNPVYRYTLRQGIEDGFLAPYRVRRVMLSPDAEGWEPAPGLLDRLGREVPEGVYSTRDFERVVALLARTQLAARHLSGILRRDPTARCIVFCVDTEHADEMRRALVDENPDLIATDPEWVVRIVGIEGEKERLLGDFTDPDKISPVVATTSRLLSTGVDVEDLKFVVLFRPVGSMVEFKQIIGRGTRLFPDKGKTSFEIIDYVGATVLFEDPAFDGYPTDITREVVDADGAVVRAEPVVPDGERSVTGEPLDDPSVEEPVPEFEVLDPPEAGSGRPPGRKLYVDDGDFRVVGEARLVPDVASGRLLLTEYGAWVRERIAAEGDEDTLRERWSRVPSRHALASSLEAQGIDVDSLVESAGLTDSDPLDALLQVAWNRPARTRSERVRQVRQQHAAELAAQTAEARAVLEGLLARYEEFGVTDLETTEVFRLEPLGDLGSPVDLARIFGGGDVLRAQLERVQSWLYAA, encoded by the coding sequence ATGCGCCGGCCCGGACCTCAGGAACGCGACACGTGTCGCGACTTCGTGGTGCCGGCCCTCGAGTCTGCCGGGTGGCAGTCGGAGCAGGTGGCCGAGCAGTTTCCTGTTGCCGCGCAACGGGTGGCGACCCTCGGCGGGGTGACGCGCGAACTCGGGTCCGGCTTGATCGACTACGTGCTCGAAGCGGCCCCCGGTCTCATGACGGCAGTCGTGGAGGCCAAGCGCGAGTATCGGGCTGCCTCCGATGGTCTGCAACAGGCGCTGCGGTACGCGCAGCAGTTGGACGTCCCGCTCGCGTATGCGACCAACGGCGTGGAGATCATCGAGCACAACCTCCGGACCGGCCGCGAGCGCCGGGTGTCCGAGTTCGCGGCGCCGGCCGTGGCCTGGGACGAATACCAGCTACTCCACCGGCTGCAGACCGCGGACTCCGGGCTGGTTCGGCAGCCCCTCAACCGCGGACGGCGTAACGCTGCCGGTGAGGTGATCACGCCGCGTTACTACCAGGCCGTCGCGATCAACCGGGTGCTCGCGGCCATCGCCCGCGGGGACCGGCGCGTGTTGCTACTCATGGCCACCGGTACCGGCAAGACGTTCACGGCCATGCAGATCGTGGCCAAGCTGCGCGCCTACGAAGCCGCCGTCCGGCCCCAGCGGAACTACCGGGTGCTCTACCTCGCGGACCGGGACCAACTCCTGTCGCAGCCGATGCGCAAGGACTTCACGCCGGCGTTCGGCGGCGAGCTGCTCAACCGTGTCCGGGGTGGCGTCGACACCAGTCGCGAGATCTACTTCGCGACGTATCAGGCGCTGGCAGCCGGCGGCGATCGGGATTCGCTGTTCGAGGCGTTCCGGCCGGACTTCTTCGATCTGGTGATCGTCGACGAGTGCCACCGGGGCAGCGCTGAGGAGAACTCGGCCTGGCGCGCCGTCCTGGACTACTTCGCCGACGCGGTCCAGCTCGGGCTCACGGCGACACCACGCAGCGACCGCGTCAACAGCTACGACTACTTCGGCAACCCCGTCTACCGCTACACGTTGCGCCAAGGCATCGAGGACGGCTTCCTGGCTCCCTACCGGGTGCGCCGAGTCATGCTCTCCCCGGATGCCGAGGGCTGGGAGCCGGCCCCTGGGCTGCTCGATCGCCTGGGACGTGAGGTGCCCGAGGGCGTCTACTCCACGCGCGACTTCGAACGCGTCGTGGCCCTCCTGGCCCGGACCCAGTTGGCCGCGCGGCACCTGTCGGGGATCCTCCGCCGAGACCCCACCGCCCGCTGCATCGTGTTCTGCGTCGATACCGAGCACGCCGACGAGATGCGCCGCGCCTTGGTTGACGAGAACCCCGACCTGATCGCCACCGACCCCGAATGGGTGGTCCGCATCGTGGGGATTGAGGGTGAGAAGGAGCGGCTGCTCGGCGACTTCACCGACCCGGACAAGATCAGCCCCGTCGTGGCGACGACGTCTCGCCTGTTGTCGACCGGGGTAGATGTCGAGGACCTCAAGTTCGTCGTCCTGTTCCGCCCCGTCGGCTCGATGGTGGAGTTCAAACAGATCATCGGTCGCGGCACGCGGCTCTTCCCCGACAAGGGCAAGACCAGTTTCGAGATCATCGACTACGTCGGCGCCACGGTGTTGTTCGAAGACCCGGCCTTCGACGGCTACCCGACCGACATCACGCGCGAGGTGGTGGACGCCGACGGTGCGGTCGTCCGGGCCGAGCCGGTGGTCCCGGACGGCGAGCGGTCGGTCACCGGCGAGCCGCTCGACGACCCTTCGGTCGAAGAACCCGTCCCTGAGTTCGAGGTGCTTGACCCCCCCGAGGCCGGGTCCGGACGTCCGCCTGGACGCAAGCTGTACGTGGACGACGGCGACTTCCGTGTTGTCGGCGAGGCCCGCCTCGTGCCCGATGTGGCCTCCGGCCGGCTGCTGCTGACCGAGTACGGTGCGTGGGTGCGCGAACGGATCGCCGCCGAGGGCGACGAGGACACGCTGCGGGAGCGCTGGTCGCGGGTCCCGTCGCGGCACGCGCTTGCCTCCTCGTTGGAGGCGCAGGGCATCGACGTGGACAGCCTCGTCGAGTCCGCAGGGTTGACCGACAGCGACCCTCTGGACGCCCTCCTCCAGGTGGCGTGGAACCGCCCGGCCCGCACCCGCTCCGAGCGCGTCCGGCAAGTACGCCAGCAACATGCGGCCGAACTCGCCGCCCAGACCGCAGAAGCGCGGGCCGTGCTCGAGGGTCTGCTCGCCCGCTACGAGGAGTTCGGCGTCACGGACCTGGAGACGACGGAGGTCTTCCGCCTCGAGCCACTGGGCGACCTCGGCTCCCCCGTCGATCTTGCCCGCATCTTCGGTGGGGGCGACGTTCTCCGCGCGCAACTTGAACGCGTCCAGTCGTGGCTCTACGCCGCGTAG
- a CDS encoding DUF6408 family protein — protein sequence MKRDYRVQPPRHTVGEKAVRFADGVGTHLAGLTGLLPRPADYQGLRRSWFRDVLAGVTVGVVALPLALGFGVASGAGAAAGLVTAIVAGTDLYTKLS from the coding sequence GTGAAGAGGGACTATCGGGTGCAGCCACCTCGGCACACCGTGGGAGAGAAGGCCGTCCGGTTCGCTGACGGCGTGGGCACGCACCTGGCCGGGCTGACCGGCCTGCTGCCGCGTCCGGCCGACTACCAAGGGCTGCGCCGCTCGTGGTTCCGCGACGTCCTGGCGGGCGTCACGGTGGGAGTGGTCGCGCTGCCGCTCGCCCTGGGCTTCGGCGTCGCGTCCGGCGCCGGCGCCGCCGCGGGTCTGGTCACGGCCATCGTGGCCGGCACCGACCTCTACACCAAGCTGAGCTGA